Proteins found in one bacterium genomic segment:
- a CDS encoding tyrosine-type recombinase/integrase — protein MSDINHLNHTIRVVGKGEVDDVAPFGAESATALKEWVRKYRWWALPDDYLITAKNGKPLHPDSVAHLLHDVSRRAGLSRLVSAHALRHYFGTRVLIQTGDLELTRQLLRHRTLMMALNCAA, from the coding sequence GTGAGTGACATCAATCACCTCAACCACACGATCCGCGTCGTCGGCAAGGGCGAGGTCGATGATGTTGCGCCGTTCGGGGCGGAGTCGGCAACCGCGCTGAAGGAGTGGGTGCGGAAGTACCGGTGGTGGGCGCTGCCCGATGACTACCTCATCACGGCGAAAAACGGCAAGCCGCTGCACCCCGATTCCGTCGCCCATCTGCTGCATGACGTGAGCCGTCGAGCGGGCTTGTCGCGGCTTGTGTCGGCGCACGCACTCAGACACTACTTTGGTACGCGGGTCCTGATCCAAACAGGTGATCTCGAGTTGACGCGGCAACTGCTCCGGCACCGCACGCTGATGATGGCGCTGAACTGTGCGGCCTGA